Below is a genomic region from Argiope bruennichi chromosome 11, qqArgBrue1.1, whole genome shotgun sequence.
GGCTCTGGAGTTACCTGCTGAACTGGTTCCTATTCAAGTTCAGAAGATTGAGATTCCAACTGTAAAATCGCTTGCGATTTACAAAATGTGCTGATCACTGGATTTGCCGGCACGCCTGGCCCCAATAGGAACACCAGTTTTAGAGTCCCATGCGGTCTACCAATTTTGCATGGCCCTGGACTTACCAGCTGAGTACAGACAACGGCAGAACGCAGTGTAACAACAAAACTGTCTTCAGCTGCCCAATAATGTTGAAAACTGTCTTCGGTTGCCGAATGCTGCATCAAAAACTGTCATCGGCGTCTAGATGCGGTTTCAAAGACTGTCATTGATTGCAAAATGCTCTTTCACAGACTGTCGTCAATTAAAAGATGCTGTCTTGGAACCAAGAGAGCCGTCAGATACAGCGatgaagggagggttggcgggcggggaacaagagtagcacacctccacgtggtgttccctgggcaacggggcagttctgtggaactgcaacggctaagatgctactcattaacaaatttaaataaaggatatttgattaatctggaaaaaaattgtacttattattaattttttttttttggtcttgaAGATATACATTTACATTTCCGTGTTACAAACATTTACTCccttctttaaatattacaacacaattttttttttttttacggtgcAATATCTGTTGAATTTGAAAGCACTTgtaacttgaaaattttttgcaccgcttttactttgaaaaaatgcGACTTGCCTGAGTAGAAAGAAcgtacagtatatatatatatatatatatatatatatatatatatatatatatatatatatatatatatatatatatatatatatatatatatatatatatatatatatatatatactacatatgcgttccacaaaatattttttttttataatttatgcaatatttcaaagaattattccgTAAAAATTTCTCGATTCAGTATAAAATACAGTTTTACTTTCAAACAGATTTAAAggcgataaataatattttatttattttacttcaatcaataaatgtacttctgaaaacaaagtctaaattttatacagtccttcgatcctataaaccatattaataaaataatcttgacaaaCTAACATTTCAATCCTCTGCAATCAAGCTTGACCgagttataaaactttgaatattattcgtttaggacaatcaacaatttcattatttaaacaatCAGTCTAGGAAAAGTCCAAATGTTGATTGCTGTATTTTCCTCAAGACGGTCGATGGAGAGGCCTAAAATTgtgcgtttttatagaatagaggcattcaaattttgataacccaatcagttttaattcaaaaagagaggacatttttgtaatttaaaatattagtgactatagaatattttattagatatgacTCAAAAAACCGAGgatctgcataaaaattttaaattgctagaTCATcggaacatttattaatttaaactacataaaatatcgttatttatttcatttagtttatttttattagatatatacaccaattaataaagttaaaaaaattagttgttgGGCACTGAATAGAGTCGatattctgtttatattaaattacaagccgcctttggcgaccggcaggttcgccaatattaatgttcgttaaaattttaataattaaatatcttatgtaatCCTACTTTAATtcctgttcaaaatattttaaaatttcaaattttgatagtcatataatattataaaggccttcagtcataacataatatgtatctctctaattttctgttagctcccgtagaatttatgctttaaattaatttgaaaatgattaatctgaaattaatataataatattttttactgaaacaaagcattttttttaataatatgattactgaaaacagagtcactgaacatttaaaacttatgggcaataaagaatatctttcttaatttatgtaatatcccaagaatttgtcaacaaaactttctcagattcatcatcagcatattgattaattaacaatgtttaattttaaatgcatctggcactaagaaaataaacagaatcgtttaaaataatcggtcgaaaacaggttaaaaaaaaactacttaaaaaacgatgtacttaaaactataagcatatacaaaaaatatataactaacataaatacaatttttaattacaaaagcacacaaatcacctaaaaataatttaaatcaagtccgaatccgttgaaaatagttgtcaacaatcagaacacaatgcgcacgcgtgaattttcaacgtcacttatggtaacgcaaatgcgtgaatttttctactctaATTGGGGTAACggtatgcagattagaaatttttaatttcctttattctgttttactttaattcaaaattacttcagaatgaatctgaaagatcgattaattaacagtgattaattttaaatgcatcaaactctaagaaaataaacataatcgtttgaaataatcggccgaaaatatgtttAACCTATCCTTATTagagtgggaaaaaaactgaagcattactcatttggcggtggggaaaggaaaagattttttttcgggaaagttagtttttaattaataattaaaattctaattaaaaattcaaaaaagggaacccaagtgcacatttccgacctccaagttatacatgtaccaaaatttgtagctgtaggtcaaacagtttGGCCTGCAGAACGTCAagacacgcacacacacacattgagctttattataagtatatatatatgtgttaaaatgatattttccccCCAGAAATATTGGGATGCAAGTTACTTTGTAGACtctaaaaaacatataaaaacagaaaatttggcaaataattttatcactttaACACATGAAAGGCTATCTTaagcatttttcaagaaaatttaaataaactatttactTTAGACTTCTATTCGATATGGACTACGTGTTGTCTTCCGGGATAACTAAAATGGCTTATAACTTAGTTATCCCGGAAAATCATCTGTAAATTTTAAGGCTCCCTTTTTCCCTTTCTCCATAAGGGCAGCCTTTAGCTATCGAATGATCAACAGAATTCTACAGAGATATTCAATTTGTGTCCTTAAGATGTCCTATGCCTCTTCCTGTTTACGTCGGGTAAACAAGCGGGCCACTAATTCATTGGCCGCCAATAAATCATTtacagttttttgaaaaatacgcacataattttaaaatgactaatattcttttctcatatttacatacatatatacacaaatcataattacaaaaatatatttaataattttaataaaaacagtttttaaaagacagttttatcaaattattaaaatagattttatttgaattattatttatttttagtatgcaatttataattcattactataaatattatggaatcaatTTTTTCTCAGATATACTACCAGATATCACCACGTTACAAAAtcaagatttaattgaaataatcgagaaattcataaatgatttctgaatactttttaaaaatggtgCATTGCCAATAAGAGCAAATATGAACtgtataaaacttcaaaattatatcttcaaaatttaatacttcattaGAAAGTGCCCACAACATAGCGAATTTTGGAATAGGGAACGGCTGATCTTGGGGATTTGAATGATTGAGTCGCCACGAAATTTTGGAATTGGGAATGACTGACCTTGGGAATTTTGGAATAGGGAATGGCTGACCTTGGGAATTTGAATGATTGAGTCGAAACGGAATTTGAAATGGATACTCTTTATTATCCGttttaatattaatgcattataaCAGCCTTACGACCGTCATCTGAATAGAGGTAGCAGCCCCACcgcattattttattcaataattactgAACGCGAGAATCAACCATAACTCATGAATCTTATCATCATATCCTGCCATCAGCTAAGTTGTAATTTGGTAGTAATGAATGTATTGGGAAGTATTGGAAAGAATGAATTGCTAAATTCCATCTTTACTAAGATGAAATaggtcaaattaaataaaactgagtaaaaaaaattaaaaaaaaatgttgcagcatagaataaaagaaataaaatggctGGAGACTAATAATATTAAGATGTTATTACACTTACCTATTTGAGTTTCATTCTGGCGTCCGAAACCGGCAATGAAAATCTTTCCAAGTGCATCCTGCATACCCGGACGATGCAAACAAATCGGAACAGGATACGAAATCCCACAGAGTATTTCTTCGCTCAGCTGCAGGAGCGCAATGTCGTACATTCCTGGTACAAACTGCCCATGAATGGGATAATATGGGTGGGGAATTATTTTGGATACAGTGAAATTTGATTCTCCTAGACCTTTTCCTGCTGGGAGCATTTTGACGATCATTTCATACGGCTCTCTAAGACGATATAAAGGCGTCCCGTACGGTATGTTCATGGGTTGAAAATTCCAATTCGGtggaaaattatatctaaaataaaaataaagccaaGTAGAAAAGTGCGGTTTTATTGCTATGCAAAAAACTAAAGTACTAAAACAAGGAGGGTAGGTTTTtctttccatcaaaattttatttaccagaactttctaatatatatatatatatatatatatatatatatatatatatatatatatatatatatatatatatatatatatatatatatatatatatatatatatatatatatatatatatacaaccaatctaaagtaagaaaaggtttgaaaacgaaacaaaacagtttcgaaatcgcaactaaaatttattacctatttaaactaaaaccaaaaaggaacttcatagtatttagagagcgcaattgcagctacttctaaaacacagatgaattgatacaaaagtattagaatcaagttaataggaaaaacaaaaatccaaataaaaattaaaccaaaaaattattaaaaaaatattaaaaaaagaatccggcctgaagactttttcaagggtcaccctcaggcagggattcaaataaagggattttttctgtgaggacatacagacataagtctaataatgattcctcgtgacccgaaaatcccctgaaattatgctcaagagatataccattttaacagaaaggaaatacaaaataacaaattagaaaaaaataaccacaaagtaaaaatacaataaaaacaataacaataaaaacaaaaacagcattaaaattaaaattaaaaacgaaaaggccagcacataccatccaacagtcaaggaaactttaaacaatcgattgtgatttcctgtttttaaaaaagttaacggtaaattacgTAAACAGaagtaggcacccagcgccatctattgagtgatccaatatgcaagtaaagttctattttaatttaagccaaaggattaatcccaaaccataccttgtttaattaaaaaattgacattacagtaatttctaggaaaatcatttttaattaaatttttaaggaggatatttgatgcttcaatataagaatttttattattgcaaacccttttgatcctgttaacttgtgagaaaattagatttttgaaaattttagagtttagattggaatggtagttacatagttttgttattttaaagttgaaatcatcccttttatcgtatataccaactattgttttatcattagcaatttcgatttttaaatccagaaaggtagcctcaagttgatttttatttgtatcttttagaattaaatcttttggatagcaattagtaataatattagtattgtcgaagttaatcaaaagtaggtcaacaatatatctccacccgtttattaaattatatttaattatttttttctcgtagtaatgcaggaaaatattagctaaagcacttgagaaagctgtccccattggaatgcccatgacttgtttataaaaattaataccattaaacacgtaattttcagtaatattaatatttttttaataattttttggtttaatttttatttgatttttgtttttcctattaacttgattctaatacttttgtgtatatatatatatatatatatatatatatatatatatatatatatatatatatatatatatatatatatatatatatatatatatatatatataggcccTACAACATTgcaatctacatttttttaaaacatttataccaTTTTTGAGATAGAAACAATAACTCCAGAGTTTAACTCTAAATGCCGTTGTAAATGATTGCTCAAGATAAGCGATGATGAGTAAAGTAAATGATTGCTCaagataagataaaataatttttgaaaaacgtttttattagtattattagtgtactaaaaaggaaaaacataatttttattgttttctttcttctggttttcaaaacttaaattcattattttaagtatttatttccaAATCAACTTTTCACACATTCGCTAACAGATGGCGGCACATGTTTGGaaggattatttaaataaaacaattgaataatAGATCgttaatatctgaaaatactATTGAATCTTATGCTCGAAAACGAAAAAGTGTATAAGGGTTCAAAACCCTagcataatgaaaaaataaataaatcgatagTAAAATGTCATCCTCTTTATTTAACAactaatataagaattttttttaagtcaattcctactttcgcaagaattgaactttcattcttcaccttcacgtgaaaaatactggaatccttgcattttaccgatggAGCTACTGCCTGGTGATTTCAactttcattacaaactgctaaaactccatttaaagaattaaaaattaattaaatttaataattaatgaattaatatttgaaaaatctgtattaacatgaagtgtcatccactacaattaaaaaaaatgtatttaaacttgagtggatgaataaaaagtattttattaacgattgaaaaattgaacaagatatataaatatatatagggagagtgtgaactaatagtaggaattgaaaaatatatcttatatagaaaaagttaaataaatgtataaaacgaAGAAGAGATAATAGCTTTATTGTAAATACAACTTGgtttaaatttgatatcaataACCTTTATTAAGTCAGATATCATGGTTATAGTGAAATGGTATCCTAAGAAGTACCTTCTAAGGCGCGCTTGAATGAAAATGGGATTATAATTCTAAGAGTATTTTGAAACTTCTCTGGTTGATGACAGCATACATCAGAAGAAATCTACTGTAAATCAGTCATTTGCGATATATGCGAAATGGAATAGTCAAAACGCAACGGTTTCCTTTCAACACATTCAATGTGTAAAAATTGGAATATTCTCGTCACAATTTATTAagcgaaataatattttctatcgactgaaaatttaataatggcAATAGTATATTTACAACAAAGATAATTAGTATAGACCTTCCATTTAGTAATCAGCTTTATGTATAATTTGTGAATGGGAATACAAGAATCAGTACCAGCTCTGCTGAATCTTTGGATAAAATggtcaatttatttaataatctccAGATCAGATTGGCACAATCCATGAAAAAGTCTTTTTGCTGGCTGAAATTGGGATTTGCTCTCGCCATATTTGAGCTCACCTGACTTTGATTTGATCCAGAGAAGAAAGAACCACTGCTGAGTTTCTGCCGAGCTTCTTATATAAACGGATGGTTCTACCCGAAGCATTAACAAAAATGACATTGATTGAGACATTCCAATAATTCCGCGTCTCTGTAAACGGATTGAACAGAAGGCTGAAGACTACATCGAAAGATTGCAAATTTTAATAGTTGTTCTAGCATCATATCACATGTAATTATATTGTTGCTTCTGTTAAATTTTCAGTCCTAGTGGATCACATGGTGCAGTTTTTAGATGGCATAATTGATTTTATCGAAATAATTCGTGTCCTGTGAGTACAATTAACTTGCAACAAACTGGTCCATCCTACTTAACTAATAGCATAAACGTCACTACAACACCGAAAAATTCCATCAGATATACTCAGATCAATGCAAAGTCCTCGATAAACATCGATTTCACTCgcatcttgttaaaaaaaaaaaaaaaaaaaaaaaaaactggattattGCATGCTCACGTACATTCATTCCACGATTCTACTTTTCTGATGCTTCTATTTTATTCATACCGGCATTAACCGCTTTATGacaattttcatctaaaatatgcAGTGAAATCTCattgtttttttcagtagaatAATGCAGCACCACCAACCAACTTTTATTTGGGCGAACCatatatttcttctataaattgTCATCTACTTACGTGACAACACAGTGTGCTGcagttaaaacaaaatttgatgaaatcaagGCTCCAGAGCAGACTGTACCTTCTGCTGCCactaaaacctaaaaaaaattcaggtttatttatcaaattaaaaatataaagagataattaaaaaaattttgaataaaaaattctaaatgaatcaTTGTTTCACCCAAAAGAAAAccaagaatgaaaattttcatttttcaattttaataagttaaatttcgAAGTAAAAATACAGGTttgtttctaaaatcatttatgtTTCTAAGCTAAGAATTCATCACTACTGTAATGATATGTAgtgaaaaagagaaatttctttgtttacaACTAATTTACCACATGGTTTTAGCTATTAACCTATAGACTCTAATACAACATTTGTGAAAAAGCATACTGGCACATTTTTATTCTACCTAATTCATAATATGTGTTTACCTtcaattagaattaaaatcatgaattattGGTATATATTATTGGCTGAACCAGGGCAAAGAATATGTTGGCACATTCTTAATCTGTCTGATTCACAGTATGCGTTTATTGCCAATTAGCATCAAAATCACGAACTGTTGCCATTATTATTGGTAAAACGAGAATACATGTTTCGAAAAGAAATATGTTGGTAGATTTTCATCTCACCTGATTCACAGTAGCATTTGCCTCCGATTAATATCACGAATGTtgacttttattattaaacaaacgAATGCACAGGTTCCGAAGAAAAAACGTGTTGGCTAATTGGTGTCAAAATCATGAACTATTagctattataattaattataatataatatatctgtATTTTATGGATCCATATAAACGCTATGACAGAAAAACtcaatatcttaaataaataaaatttggcatgagaATTTGTGATTCAAATTGatattccatatcaaattttgatttcgattGGCTTGATTCCTTTCTGGctttttcctttgattttcaGCTTTCCAAAGGCGTGTTTGATTTTAGAGTACTTACGTATTAGGCGTATGATGTCAATTATCGCCAAAAAGCAGGAAGCTAGGTTCATTCATGCAGTAAAAACATTAGATTCACagcacgtatatatatatttcgtgacTGTTTGACCCTGATCATGGTCTTGcctaaaatccaaaattttatgcggGGGAGAGGAATTACATCTTTCTTAGagagtatgtgaaaaagttttaGGGAGTTAACTTCCACTGCGTCACATTAAATTAGAGGACACGTggattagatttttaaaagaagaggAATTCTAATTGACTTAATATACAACATGTGTATGGTAAGGATAGTTATTTAATGTGCCAACTGGAAAAATACTCTAAATGtcggaaatatttatattttatattatttgaatcaataaatattattttgaaaaaaaaaatcccgatatttcggtattttataaattcccaaatttattaatttagtaaaatatcttaaacatattaattaaagaaagaaacaagAGATTTCCACTGATGACTcaaactgaccgagttatgaaactttgaatatcacCATGTTAATCGAATATAGATCGTTTCACTGACTGCTTTGGGAACTCTATCATTCAAAGCGCAATGTGTCACAAAGTAATCGTTGattgatctaaaataatgaaattcaaggtTTCACAGttcaatgaatttcaatttctgaagaataaaagcttgtttttatttaataaatccagGATATTTTACGAAATAGGTTTGGAAGATTATATAAGaacatagaattttaaattcttttagaaatacatttattaactcaaactgcacaaattaaaattttttacattaattagaCAAATTTTTCACCGTGGTGTATATGACTCTatctaatagtttaaaaattgattactgAGCCACTATTATAGTTGatactttgtatatttcatttaaatcggtCCAAAAATATGCAAACATTTGAGAATgtccagaaaataaataatcaattctgTGATTCGTATtgcaaaagtaaagaaattaaaatatatcctataaactaaaaataactgcaaaatcttaatttttacatcataactCACTTAAAATATATTCCGCTTTCACACATTGACTTCAAGTTGTTTTGAATCACATGATGGAAGAGAGTtgcacaaaatatgaaaaatgtagatTCTTTTAATGTcgtttatttatacaaaaaatttcaattcgtaCTTACAATCCAAGGATATTTTCTCATTGGCTGCATTGGAATTCCGTTGAAAATCAATGGAACCACAAAATAACCACAAACTGAAAATTGATACAACACGTGTTATTCGTagtatcttttcctttttttctttcttttttcttttaattatacgttttcaaatttatgtaattaaaattgaaaattcatgcataaaTTGTTCGCTTACTTATGAATCCAAACTTACTTAATTCCAAAATTGAAAATAGTTATgtccaaaattatttaacagatttttCTTGAATTACAAATCAACGAAACATAAGGAAGATTTTAGTGTtcttaatagttaatttttttattattaaaatctatttcaacataaataaaatatcgcTCCATTTATATTGATATCccaattcaatgaaaatattataattattttagatcatttt
It encodes:
- the LOC129956524 gene encoding melanization protease 1-like — encoded protein: MQPMRKYPWIVLVAAEGTVCSGALISSNFVLTAAHCVVTYNFPPNWNFQPMNIPYGTPLYRLREPYEMIVKMLPAGKGLGESNFTVSKIIPHPYYPIHGQFVPGMYDIALLQLSEEILCGISYPVPICLHRPGMQDALGKIFIAGFGRQNETQIESTK